From Niallia sp. Man26:
GAAGATACATTCTCCTACGCTAACCAGCTTGGCCAGCGTAAAGGAGCAGGAGCTGCATACTTAAACATCTTCCATTGGGATGTTGTTGAATTTTTGGATACAAAAAAAATAAATGCCGACGAGAAGTCACGTATTCAAACACTTTCCATCGGATTAATCGTAGAAAACAAGTTCTTCCAATTAGCAAAGGAAAACAAAGACTTTTATGTTTTCGCACCGTTCAGTGTGTTTAAGGAATACGGTGTACATTTAGATGATATGCGCATGGATGAAATGTATGACGAGTTAGTGGCAAATCCAAATGTGAAAAAACGTGTTGCAATGACGGCGCGTGAAATGATCACAAAGATTGCCCAAATTCAGCTGGAATCAGGCTATCCATACTTTATGAACAAATCCAATGCAAACAAAGCGCATGCGCTTAAAGACATTGGCCAGATTAAAATGAGCAATCTGTGTTAACTTTCTAGCACCTTCAGTCAGTAATGGCTGTCGAATAACTCTGTTAAACGGGGGAAGTCCTATTTGTGTGAGAGCAATAGCGATAACCTGCCGTGCTAAATCTTATCTTATTATGATAATGCTTTACTCCCTTTAAAAGTTTATGTTTAACATGATAGATGAAAAGGAGAAACGCAATGAATCAGAAAGTGCCTTATGGGTTTGTCTATGAGACCGTTAATAAACTTAATGGTATGAAATACATTGGTAAATTAAATATCCACAAATTTCCTGCTTATAAGAGACTTTCTGAAAGAATAAGATAAGTAAATGCCTAACGACTATCGAAAGCATAGCTGAATGAAAGACTTCAGTGAAGAAGCGAGTAGAGTAGAGCCAAGTGGTAGGTTGCTTATGCGGAATGGCATAAGCTGTAAAATCCTTTAAATCGAAAAGCAGAGCACCCCATCAGGTCGAGCTGAGGGTGATGATATAGTCTCCTCTATAGGGTATGACCTATAGCAGTTAGAAAACGGACTGAGTGTAACGAGCTCTGTTGAAGATGAGGACAGAAATCTTCCAACTTCAGGAAACTTCTGAAATTACCGATTACGGCCAAGAAGATATTATCCGCCGTGATATTAACTGTAATCTAGGTTCCCTTAACATTCCTAATGTGATGCAGCCTGGTGATGTGTTCAGAGATTCTGTTCATGTTGGCATTGAAGCTTTAACAACCGTTTCAGACATTTCAGACGTGCAAAACGCACCGTCTGTTAAAAAAGCAAATGAAGAGCTGCATGCGATAGGGCTAGGTGCCATGAACCTGCACGGTTACCTGTCTAAGAACCGCATCAGCTATGAATCAGATGAAGCAAAAGACTTCACTGCAACATTCTTCATGATGATGAATTACTATTCAATCGAAAAGAGTATGCTGATTGCAAAAGAACGAAACGAAACATTCAAGGACTTTGATAAGTCTGAGTATGCGAAAGGCACTTACTTCGAAAAATACAAAGAAGTAAGCTATGCGCCAAAAACAGATAAAGTGAAGCAATTGTTTAATGGCATCTATATTCCTACTTGTGAAGACTGGGCAGAACTAGCTGCTTTAGTTAAAGAACACGGTATGTATAATGCTTATCGTTTAGCTGTTGCCCCAACACAATCCATTGGCTATATTCAAAACGCTACAGCATCTGTAATGCCTGTTGTTAACCAAATTGAGTCCCGCACATATGCGAACTCTACAACATATTATCCAATGCCTTATATGGATGAAACGAATTTCTGGTTCTACAAATCAGCATTCGATATGAATCAATTTAAGATTATGGACTTGATTGCTGCAGCACAAGAGCATGTCGATCAAGGTATTTCGACCATTCTTTATGTAAACTCAGACGTTTCTACAAAAGAATTGGCGCGCTATTATATCTATGCGAACGAAATTGGCTTGAAATCACTTTACTACACACGCACACGCAACTTGGCGATTGACGAATGTATCGCATGTGCAGTTTAAGATAATACACGGGGAGCCTAAGTCTCCCCTTTATTTTTTGTAACACTGGGGGAAAGAAAATGACTAAGTATGCTGTTAACTGGAATCAGCATGAAGATGATTACACACAGATGTTTTATACACAAAATACGAGACAGTTTTGGCTGCCGGAAGAAATCAGTCTTTCATCTGATAAAAATACTTGGGGTGAATTGTCAGCTACAGAGCAAGACACATACATGAAAGTGCTTGGCGGTTTGACACTTCTTGATACAGAGCAGGGCGGCGAAGGTATGCCGTTGATCAGCATGCACGTAAGCGGCTTGCAGCGTAAAGGTGTGCTTTCCTTTATGGGAATGATGGAGCAAATCCATGCAAAATCCTACTCAACCATCTTTACAACGCTTGCTACAGAGGAAGAGATAGACCAAGTATTTGACTGGGTGCACAATCATCCTCAATTACAAAAAAAGGGCAAGCTTATCTCTGAATATTACCAAAAGCTCTTTAAGCCAGAAGTAAGCAAGTATGACTTGTATATGGCGACAGTTGCTTCTGTCTACTTGGAATCATTCCTATTTTATTCTGGATTCTTTTATCCATTATTCTTGGCAGGGCAAGGCAAGCTGACAGCTTCTGGAGAAATAATAAACTTAATAATTCGTGACGAAAGTATACACGGAGTTTACGTTGGTCTAATAGCGCAAGAGCTGTACGGTCAGCTTACAATCGAAGAGCAGGAACGAGCTGCAAAAGAAAGACTTGATCTAATGGAAACTCTTTACCAAAATGAGTTAGGATATACGCAGGACTTATACGAAAAGATTGGTCTTGTAGATGAAGTAAATAAATTCATTCGCTACAATGCTAACAAAGCTTGTATGAACCTTGGATATGAAGCAGTATTTGAGTCAGAGGCAATCAACCCGATCGTGGAGAACGGGATGAAAACAGATACGAAAAACCATGACTTCTTCTCTGTTAAAGGAAATGGTTATGTAAAGGCTACTAAAGTGGAGCCGTTGTCAGATGATGATTTTGTGTTTGACTGGAAAACGAACGAATAACGATACAACCAGCTTCTAAATGGAAGCTGGTTTTTTTAATTGGGGGCAGGTCCAGTGGACTCTCGGACAAGCAAAGTGGTGGGCAAAAGTATTTCTTGATTAGCTGCATCTTTATTGCTGATTCTCCACATTAACTGTTCTACCGCTCTTTTGCCGAAAAGTTCAAGGTCGATATCCATTGTTGTGATTTTCGGTGTAGCAAGTTTCGATAATTGACCATTGTCAAAATTCGATACGGAAATCTGTTCAGGAATTTTGTAGCCTGCATGCACGAGATACGAGCTGACGAGAAAGCCTAAGCCATCATTAACACAAAACCAGGCAGTTGGCTGTTTAGGCAGCTGGTGCATCGCTTTTCTAACACCATCCTCATCTTCTTCTATGTCGGAAAGAAGCAATGCTTCATTATGCTTTATTCCATAATGGTTTAATGCCAAATGATATCCTTCCAATCTTTCATAATAGCTCGGCGAAATCGAAAT
This genomic window contains:
- the nrdF gene encoding class 1b ribonucleoside-diphosphate reductase subunit beta; the protein is MTKYAVNWNQHEDDYTQMFYTQNTRQFWLPEEISLSSDKNTWGELSATEQDTYMKVLGGLTLLDTEQGGEGMPLISMHVSGLQRKGVLSFMGMMEQIHAKSYSTIFTTLATEEEIDQVFDWVHNHPQLQKKGKLISEYYQKLFKPEVSKYDLYMATVASVYLESFLFYSGFFYPLFLAGQGKLTASGEIINLIIRDESIHGVYVGLIAQELYGQLTIEEQERAAKERLDLMETLYQNELGYTQDLYEKIGLVDEVNKFIRYNANKACMNLGYEAVFESEAINPIVENGMKTDTKNHDFFSVKGNGYVKATKVEPLSDDDFVFDWKTNE